The Thermomicrobiales bacterium genome includes the window AAGGCGATGATCGTGTGGAACTCGAACCCGCTCGTGATCGTGCCCAACGCCGACCGCGCCCGCGAGGGCATGGCGCGCGACGACCTGTTCACGATCGTCCACGAACAGTTCCTCACCGACACCGCCAAGTACGCCGACATCGTGCTGCCGGCTACCACGCAACTGGAGCAGGTCGATCTGCACAAGGCGTACGGCCACTACTTCATGCAGTACAACCACCGCGCGATCGAGCCACTCGGCGAAGCGCGCTGCAACTGGGATGTCATGCGCACGCTGGCGGCCGGGATGGGCTACGACGAGCCGTGGCTGCGTCAGGAGCCGGAAGAGGTTATCGACGAGATCCTCACCGCAACCCGTGCGATCAACCCGTTGCTCGATGGCATCACGCTGGAGCGACTGCAGAATGAGGGCCCTATTCCCTATGCCAGAGTCGAGCCGGGTTGGGTGCCGTTCGGTGATGGCGTGTTCCCGACTCTGTCCGGCAAGGTCGAGCTGCTCTGCGAGGCACTGGTCGAAAAGGGTGTCGACGCGCTGCCGGATTACGTGCCGCCGTCCGAGTTTGCCGAGCCGCTGCGGTCGGACGAGCTCGTCCTGTTCACCAGCGCCGCCCACCACTTCACGTCCACCAGCATGGGGAACCTGCCTGCGCTCATGCGCAAGGAGGGCGAACCATTCATCGAGATCAACCCGCTCGATGCGGCAGATCGCGGCATCTCCAACGGCGACCGTGTGATCGCCGCAAACAACCGCGGCGAAGTCCAGCTCCGCGCAATCGTGACCGACGACATGCCGCGCGGTATGGCGCTCGCGCCGAAAGGCCAGTGGCCAAAGCACAACGTTGATGGACACAACATCAATTCGCTGACATCCGACGCGCTCGGTGACCTCGGCGGACAAAGCACATTCCACAGCAACCGCGTCACCGTCCGCATCCTTGATCGCATCGGCGATGCGCCGCCAGAACTGGCGCCAGCGTCAATCCCCGCGAAGTAGCCTGTCGCTAAGAACGATTTGCAGCGCGAATATCAGGAGCCGATCTTGCGCCACCAGGCGGGGACGGCCCATTGGTCGTCTTCGCCGTAGGCGTAGCCGTTCCATTCAACGAGCTTGCTGGCACGCAGGAGCTGGGGGATGACCTGGCCGTGGACGACCATTTTGGCCATGTCGGGGTTATTCTCCGGCCAGAGGCGGATGGCTTCTTCGTAGGCTGCGGCAGTCGGGCCATCGAGCTGCAAGGCTTCGATGAATTCGACTGTGGTGAACTCATCGACGTTAATGCGCTCGATGATCGGCGCAATATACGGGGCGAGGAAATCCACCAGATCCTCAACGGGATCGCCCTCTGGCGGCGTCAGGCTCGACACGTCACATCCTCCAAACCGTTGCCGTCTTTGCCATCAAGCATTGTCACATATCAGGCCGGTGCGGTGTTGAAACAGTAGCGGGAGCAGCGAGGATGCCCGACGACGAGAGGCCGGCTGACCAGGTGACCGCGTTGACGATGCACGCGACGCTGACCGAGCAGAGCGATCTGGCGCTGCTGGCAGCGACGCGCGAGGGCGACGATCGCGCCTTTGAGGCGCTGTTCGCCCGCTACTACTCGCAGGTGTACGCCGTCATTTCCCGCATCGTCGGGGACGCGGCGGAGGCTGAGGAACTCGCGCAGGAGACGTTCCTGCGGTTCTACGAGCGTCCGATTCAGGTCACACCCGCTGCGAATGTCCGCGCCTGGCTGTTGCGTGTCGGAACGAACGCGGCGTTCAACGCCGTGCGATCCCGCCGCCGCCGAGCCAACTGGCTGAGCCGCCTGGCCGGGCGTGCTGAGGCGCGTCAGGTCGAGGATGATCCATTGTCGATCGTGGCGGAGCGCGACGAAGCGCACCATGTTCGGCAGGTGCTCGCGCAACTGCCGGAACGCCAACGCGCAGTGCTGGTGCTGCGTTCAGCGGGTCTGTCCTATGCCGAGGTCGCTGATGCCCTCGGGGTCAGACCCGGCTCAGTCGGCACGATTCTAGCCCGTGCGGAACGTGCGTTCCGCGAGAAGGCCGGGGACGACTACTACACGCCGGGAGGTGAAGGATGAGCCGACATACGACCCAAGGGCGCGCGTGCCCATCTGACGGCGAGCTCAGAGCGCACCTCGATAACCAGAGCACGCCGGACGTGCGCGCGCATGTGGCGACGTGCGCGGTGTGCGCGGATCGACTTTCGCAGATGGCATCGGATGCTGCTAACGTCGCGTCGTCGCTCGATGTGCTGGAAGCCTTGCCACAGCGAGTCGAAACACCGGTCGCGTTTCAGCGGATGCAAACGTCACTTTCGACGGCAACGCAGCCGTCGCTACTTCAACGAGGAGGAGACTGGATGAGTTCTCTCTGGAGCCGTCCACAGGGACGGGCAATTGCAGCCATGGCGACTGCCGTCGTGCTGCTGCTGGTGGTGACGCTGTCACCAATGCGCACCGTCGCGAATGATTTCCTGGATCAGTTCCGAGTGCAGAAGTTCGCGGCGATCACGATCCCGATGAATTTCGAGGCACCGGACCAGACCGCCATGTTCCAGATGATGTCGGCGGCGGCGGAAAACCCGGCTGTCCACGATGAGCTGGCGGGGCTCGGCACCTTCGAGTCCACGTTCCAGATTGATGCCGCCCATATGCCGACCGCGCTGACAGAGGCGCAGGCTGCCGATCAGTACGCCGGTCTGCAAGTTCCGCAGAATCTGCCGGATGGTTTCGACAGCGCGCCGCAAGCGTATGTCACCGAGGCCGGCTCGGCGTCCTACGCGCTGAACGTCGACAAGATGCGTGAGCTCATTGACCAGGTCAACCTGCCGATCTATGCGTTCGACTCGGTGACATCGCCGACGTTGACGTTCGCCGTCGATGTTCCGACAGCCGCGATCCTGCGCTATCAGGACGCTGCCGGTCAGAACCTCATTGTTGGCCAGATGGTCAGCCCGCAGCTCGACATTCCGAGCGAGTTCAACATGGACCAGCTCCGCGAGGACATCCTGCGCTTCCCGGGTCTGCCGAGCGATCTGGTGACCCAGCTGCGCGCAGTCGACGACTGGGAATCGACGCTGATCGTGCCGATCCCTGAGGATGCGACCAGCGAGAGCGTCAAGGTTAACGGCAATCCGGGCCTGTTGATCAAGGCTGACGAGGGCAATGGCGTTCTCTGGGAAGACAATGGCACGCTCTACGCAGTCTTCGGTCAGGTGACGGCAGACCAGATCATGTCGACGGCCAAGTCGCTGTCGGGCTCATAGGGCGGTCGTACGTCGAACAGATGCTGACTCGTCAGGTAATCGCCGGATCGGCTGAGGAATCGGCCGGTCCGGCGAATCGTCAGGTTCAGGTGGGATGGTCAAAGCGCAACCTTCGGTCGCCGATACGGCGGCCAGCCGTGATGTCTCGCGGGCGTCGTTTCAGCCCGCAGCACTGGAAACGCAGCATCTCCATAAGCGGTTCGGCCGGGTTGTCGCCGTTGATGACCTGACGATTCGGGTGGCCGCCGGCGAAGTGTTCGGGTTTCTCGGGCCGAATGGCGCGGGGAAAACGACCTCGATCAAGATGCTGATGGGCCTGACCCGTCCGACTTCCGGCACTGCCCGTCTCCTCGATCGACCGCTCGGTGACCGGGAAGCGCGTAAACGCATCGGGTTCCTGCCCGAGATGTTCCACTTCCACGAGTGGCTAACCGGCGCGGAGCTGCTGGACATGCACGCGCGGCTCTACGGCATGAGCGCCACCGAGCGGCGCGCGCGCATTCCGGAGGTGCTGGAGCAGGTCGGCATGTTCAGTCGGCGAGACCAGCGACTCGATTCGTACTCCAAGGGCATGAAGCAACGCATCGGGCTGGCGCAAGCGCTGCTGCCCGATCCGCTGGTCGTGTTCCTCGATGAGCCGACCTCGGCGCTCGACCCGATTGGCCGGATCGACGTGCGCCGGATCATTCAGACGCTGCGCGACGATGGACGCACGGTTTTCCTCAATTCGCATCTGCTTTCGGAAGTCGAATCGGTTTGCGACCGGGTCGCGATTATCAACCGAGGTCGAGTCGCGGCGACTGGCCCGATGCGGGATCTGCTGGGCCGTGAGCTTGTAGTCAATCTGCGCCTGGGTCGCTACGACGACGATGTCCAACGAGCGGTCATGAGCTTCGCGACGATGCACGGCGTCGAGCGCGTCAGGGATGCGTCTGTAGTAGCGGTTGAAGTGGGCGATGAGGAGACGATCGCGCGGCTGGTTGACGCGCTGGTCGCTCTGGGTGTGCCGGTCTACGGCGTGACACCGCACCAGCAGACGTTGGAGGACCTGTTCATTCAGGTCGTTGATGCATCGGACGAGCGAGATCCATCATGAGGACACTGCTGATTGCTCGCCTGACGTTCGACGAAGCATTCCGCCGCAAAGTGATCCTCGCTGTCCTGCTGTTGAGCGTCGTGTTCCTGACGCTGTACCTCTTCGGGTTTCAGGTGCTGCGTGACGACCTGATTCGATTCCGCGAGGAGCGCCTTGGCCGCTCCGACGAGCTGCTGCCGTATGACGCGCAGGCCAGCGCCATGGTGCTGATGGGTCTCTACACGGTCAACTTCCTGGCCGGCGTCATGACCATCTTCGCGGCGGTCGGCACGATCTCGGGCGAGATCGAGTCCGGCGTGCTGCAGGCGATCCTGCCGAAGCCACTCTCGCGCTGGGAGATCGTCGCTGGGAAGTACCTGGGGTTCCTGTCGATGATCGCGATCTATCTCGCCTTGATGGTCGGCAGTGTCGTGGCTATCTCTCGCTATGTCGGTGACTACACACCGCCGAATATCATCCGTGGCTGGCTGCTGATGGTGCTGGTGTCGGCCATTCTGCTGGCGTTGACGATGCTGGGCTCGACGATCTTCTCGACGATGGCGAACGGGATCGTCGCGCTGATGCTGTATGGCATGGCACTGACCGGCGGGCTGGTGGAGCAGGTTGGCACCGCACTGGACAACGACACGATGGTACGCATCGGCGTCATCACCAGCGTCGCTCTGCCCAGTGACTCGATGTGGCGAATGGCATCCGACATTGTCCAGCCGCGCTCAGTCGCCTATGCGCTCGGCCCGACGCCCTTCGGTACCATCTCGCCACCATCGGAATTTGCGATACGCTACGCCGTTGTCTATTGCGTCGCGCTGGTGCTGGCGTCCGCGTTGGTCTTCAAGCGCCGCGACATCTAATTGCGCCGTGTGCTTGAGTCACTGCGTAGAATCAACGATGGTAGCAGCAGTATCCAGGAGGCGATGTTGACAGAGCCAGATGGACTTTCAGCCATTCAGGTCCCGGCGGGGCCGCTGGCGACGAATGCGTGGGTCATCGTCGAGCGTGCCGGGCAGACCGCGTTCATCGTGGACGCACCGCCGGAGTCGATCGACTTGATCGACAGGGCGCTGGCCAGCGTCGATGCCAAGCCGGTCATGCTGATTCTGACGCACACGCACTGGGATCACATCGGCGACGCAGAGGCGGTTCGC containing:
- a CDS encoding molybdopterin-dependent oxidoreductase, with the protein product KAMIVWNSNPLVIVPNADRAREGMARDDLFTIVHEQFLTDTAKYADIVLPATTQLEQVDLHKAYGHYFMQYNHRAIEPLGEARCNWDVMRTLAAGMGYDEPWLRQEPEEVIDEILTATRAINPLLDGITLERLQNEGPIPYARVEPGWVPFGDGVFPTLSGKVELLCEALVEKGVDALPDYVPPSEFAEPLRSDELVLFTSAAHHFTSTSMGNLPALMRKEGEPFIEINPLDAADRGISNGDRVIAANNRGEVQLRAIVTDDMPRGMALAPKGQWPKHNVDGHNINSLTSDALGDLGGQSTFHSNRVTVRILDRIGDAPPELAPASIPAK
- a CDS encoding sigma-70 family RNA polymerase sigma factor, which gives rise to MPDDERPADQVTALTMHATLTEQSDLALLAATREGDDRAFEALFARYYSQVYAVISRIVGDAAEAEELAQETFLRFYERPIQVTPAANVRAWLLRVGTNAAFNAVRSRRRRANWLSRLAGRAEARQVEDDPLSIVAERDEAHHVRQVLAQLPERQRAVLVLRSAGLSYAEVADALGVRPGSVGTILARAERAFREKAGDDYYTPGGEG
- a CDS encoding DUF4367 domain-containing protein, which produces MSSLWSRPQGRAIAAMATAVVLLLVVTLSPMRTVANDFLDQFRVQKFAAITIPMNFEAPDQTAMFQMMSAAAENPAVHDELAGLGTFESTFQIDAAHMPTALTEAQAADQYAGLQVPQNLPDGFDSAPQAYVTEAGSASYALNVDKMRELIDQVNLPIYAFDSVTSPTLTFAVDVPTAAILRYQDAAGQNLIVGQMVSPQLDIPSEFNMDQLREDILRFPGLPSDLVTQLRAVDDWESTLIVPIPEDATSESVKVNGNPGLLIKADEGNGVLWEDNGTLYAVFGQVTADQIMSTAKSLSGS
- a CDS encoding ABC transporter ATP-binding protein, with translation MVKAQPSVADTAASRDVSRASFQPAALETQHLHKRFGRVVAVDDLTIRVAAGEVFGFLGPNGAGKTTSIKMLMGLTRPTSGTARLLDRPLGDREARKRIGFLPEMFHFHEWLTGAELLDMHARLYGMSATERRARIPEVLEQVGMFSRRDQRLDSYSKGMKQRIGLAQALLPDPLVVFLDEPTSALDPIGRIDVRRIIQTLRDDGRTVFLNSHLLSEVESVCDRVAIINRGRVAATGPMRDLLGRELVVNLRLGRYDDDVQRAVMSFATMHGVERVRDASVVAVEVGDEETIARLVDALVALGVPVYGVTPHQQTLEDLFIQVVDASDERDPS
- a CDS encoding ABC transporter permease; the encoded protein is MRTLLIARLTFDEAFRRKVILAVLLLSVVFLTLYLFGFQVLRDDLIRFREERLGRSDELLPYDAQASAMVLMGLYTVNFLAGVMTIFAAVGTISGEIESGVLQAILPKPLSRWEIVAGKYLGFLSMIAIYLALMVGSVVAISRYVGDYTPPNIIRGWLLMVLVSAILLALTMLGSTIFSTMANGIVALMLYGMALTGGLVEQVGTALDNDTMVRIGVITSVALPSDSMWRMASDIVQPRSVAYALGPTPFGTISPPSEFAIRYAVVYCVALVLASALVFKRRDI